One Megalops cyprinoides isolate fMegCyp1 chromosome 17, fMegCyp1.pri, whole genome shotgun sequence DNA window includes the following coding sequences:
- the slc22a16 gene encoding solute carrier family 22 member 16, producing the protein MKYVERIFDELGHFKRFQACLYFAAVFQSVACGIHYLASVFLVETPKFLCEAPDNVTAVLYGNHSVGALQDIWPFFSIGNGPVVVQTVSGEQWELSQCRRALRINSTGFEYHFDGSKTMHSCMGRFVYDNSEVQQSIVMDWDLVCEREWLAKLCQPTFMLGVLIGALVFGDIADRVGRRPILMLTSFCQFGFGVCVAFSGNYYFFVVLRFLLAMVSSGYLVVVFVYVTEFTGIKVRTWTSMHVHAAFAVGIMVVALVGYLVRVWWIYQIILSLSTFPFLFFCWKFPETPFYLLAKGKYHEAQALLDSIARFNGLPVSLKVSDLMDTEEDASLTKGDKPEEEKPQKKLSILDLFGTWRMAGRTLTVWAVWFIGSLGYYVFSLGSVNLGGNQYINLFLAGAVELPSYLIGCAAMDRVGRKKTCAPALLLSGVACMLIIVVPKDIEVLVIILSMTGKFAIAIAFGLIYLYSCELYPTVIRSLAVGSGSMMCRVGSVVAPFCVYLADIWIYLPQLIVGILAFVIGVLTLLLPETLGKPLTNTLEEAATLGSSHSEKSGPEEKVEMQLCARPDGNTDCSKA; encoded by the exons ATGAAATATGTGGAGCGAATTTTCGATGAACTTGGACACTTTAAAAG GTTTCAGGCGTGTTTGTATTTTGCCGCTGTGTTCCAGTCTGTCGCATGTGGAATCCACTACCTGGCCTCCGTGTTCTTGGTGGAGACGCCGAAGTTCCTCTGCGAAGCTCCCGACAATGTCACCGCTGTCCTCTACGGAAACCACAGCGTGGGAGCTCTCCAGGACATCTGGCCGTTCTTCAGTATAGGCAACGGACCCGTTGTGGTACAGACAGTGAGTGGAGAGCAATGGGAGTTGAGTCAGTGCAGGCGAGCCCTAAGGATAAACAGCACGGGATTTGAGTACCATTTCGACGGCAGTAAGACGATGCACTCTTGCATGGGCAGGTTTGTCTATGACAACAGTGAGGTCCAGCAAAGCATAGTGATGGACTGGGACTTGGTGTGCGAGAGGGAATGGCTAGCCAAGCTTTGCCAGCCAACCTTTATGCTGGGAGTCCTCATTGGAGCCCTGGTTTTTGGTGACATCGCTGATAG AGTTGGAAGACGTCCAATTTTGATGCTTACCAGCTTTTGCCAGTTTGGATTTGGAGTTTGTGTTGCCTTTTCAGGAAActattacttttttgttgtccTGCGATTTCTCCTAGCCATG GTATCCAGCGGTTACTTGGTGGTGGTGTTCGTCTACGTGACAGAATTCACGGGGATCAAGGTACGCACCTGGACTTCCATGCATGTCCACGCAGCCTTTGCCGTAGGCATCATGGTGGTGGCCCTGGTGGGCTACCTGGTCCGGGTCTGGTGGATCTACCAGATCATCCTCTCCCTCAGCaccttccccttcctcttcttctgctGGAAGTTCCCCGAGACCCCCTTCTACCTGCTGGCCAAGGGCAAGTACCACGAGGCTCAGGCCCTGCTGGACAGCATCGCCCGCTTCAACGGCCTCCCCGTCTCCTTGAAGGTGTCTGACCTCATGGACACGGAGGAGGACGCCTCTCTGACCAAGGGTGACAAACCCGAGGAGGAGAAGCCTCAGAAGAAGCTCAGCATCCTGGACCTGTTTGGCACCTGGAGGATGGCAGGCAGGACGCTGACAGTGTGGGCGGTGTGGTTCATCGGAAGCCTAGGCTACTACGTCTTCTCGCTGGGGTCCGTAAATCTGGGTGGAAACCAGTACATCAACCTGTTCCTGGCAG GTGCCGTGGAGCTTCCCTCTTACCTGATTGGCTGTGCCGCTATGGACAGGGTGGGCAGGAAGAAGACCTGCgccccagccctgctgctgaGCGGCGTCGCCTGCATGCTCATAATCGTTGTGCCGAAG gACATTGAAGTGCTGGTAATCATCTTAAGTATGACTGGAAAGTTTGCCATTGCTATTGCCTTTGGATTAATCTACCTGTACAGCTGTGAGCTATACCCAACCGTCATAAG GTCTCTGGCTGTTGGCAGTGGAAGCATGATGTGTCGTGTTGGGAGCGTTGTGGCTCCCTTCTGCGTGTATCTAGCTGACATTTGGATCTACCTGCCACAG CTTATTGTGGGAATCCTGGCATTTGTGATTGGCGTGTTGACGCTGTTGCTGCCGGAGACGCTCGGAAAGCCGCTGACCAACACTCTTGAGGAGGCGGCGACGCTAGGATCCAGCCACAGTGAGAAGAGCGGGCCGGAGGAGAAAGTGGAGATGCAGCTGTGCGCTCGGCCTGATGGGAACACAGACTGCTCAAAGGCGTGA